Proteins encoded together in one Prunus dulcis chromosome 3, ALMONDv2, whole genome shotgun sequence window:
- the LOC117621019 gene encoding thylakoid membrane protein slr0575-like isoform X1, with protein sequence MATKALSTVTASSKGIFLCPHQYHEFNRHRFLSLQHHHHHHHHHHHHHHHHHHNTSSSKPRPITSFLVHLEPIGPRAHQHSKPKPKLTRARAADSTQPTTVSSTADKTVVPDDQFSLAKVSFGVIGLGGGLSLLSYGFGAYFNILPGSEWSALMLTYGFPLAIIGMAFKYAELKPVPCLTYSDALKLRETSATPILTQVRNDVTRYRYGDEQHLDEALKRIFQYGQGGGIARRSAPTLQSIREEVTEDGRYSLVLVFEAKALQLSDFEQRQAKFASFFGPGITAEIVKGEKNLYEVRLISNSNVDPSA encoded by the exons ATGGCAACCAAAGCACTATCAACTGTAACTGCAAGTTCAAAAGGAATCTTCCTCTGCCCCCACCAATATCACGAATTCAACCGCCAccgctttctctctctgcaacaccaccaccaccaccaccaccaccaccaccaccaccaccaccaccaccaccataaCACTAGCTCATCAAAACCAAGGCCCATCACCAGCTTCCTCGTCCATCTGGAGCCCATTGGGCCTAGGGCCCACCAACACTCAAAGCCAAAGCCCAAATTGACCAGAGCACGAGCCGCCGATTCAACCCAGCCTACCACCGTCTCCTCCACCGCCGACAAGACCGTCGTTCCTGACGACCAGTTCTCCCTCGCTAAG GTTTCGTTTGGGGTTATTGGTCTGGGTGGGGGGCTTTCACTCTTGTC GTATGGTTTTGGGGCGTATTTTAATATCCTTCCTGGGTCTGAATGGTCAGCATTGATGCTCACATATGGCTTCCCACTTGCAATCATTGGTATGGCTTTCAAG TATGCAGAGCTAAAGCCAGTACCATGCTTGACTTATTCGGATGCTCTGAAATTAAGGGAAACAAGTGCCACCCCAATCCTTACGCAG GTCAGGAATGATGTTACAAGGTATCGCTATGGAGATGAGCAGCATTTGGATGAGGCATTGAAACGAATTTTCCAGTATGGTCAG GGTGGGGGAATTGCTCGGAGGAGTGCACCTACTCTCCAAAGCATTCGCGAAGAG GTCACAGAAGATGGTAGATACTCTCTAGTCCTGGTATTTGAGGCAAAAGCTCTGCAGTTATCAGATTTTGAACAAAGACAG GCTAAATTTGCGTCATTCTTCGGACCAGGAATCACAGCTGAAATCG TGAAGGGAGAGAAGAATCTATATGAAGTCCGACTCATTTCTAACTCCAACGTTGACCCCTCTGCATAA
- the LOC117621019 gene encoding thylakoid membrane protein slr0575-like isoform X2 has translation MATKALSTVTASSKGIFLCPHQYHEFNRHRFLSLQHHHHHHHHNTSSSKPRPITSFLVHLEPIGPRAHQHSKPKPKLTRARAADSTQPTTVSSTADKTVVPDDQFSLAKVSFGVIGLGGGLSLLSYGFGAYFNILPGSEWSALMLTYGFPLAIIGMAFKYAELKPVPCLTYSDALKLRETSATPILTQVRNDVTRYRYGDEQHLDEALKRIFQYGQGGGIARRSAPTLQSIREEVTEDGRYSLVLVFEAKALQLSDFEQRQAKFASFFGPGITAEIVKGEKNLYEVRLISNSNVDPSA, from the exons ATGGCAACCAAAGCACTATCAACTGTAACTGCAAGTTCAAAAGGAATCTTCCTCTGCCCCCACCAATATCACGAATTCAACCGCCAccgctttctctctctgcaacaccaccaccaccaccaccac cataaCACTAGCTCATCAAAACCAAGGCCCATCACCAGCTTCCTCGTCCATCTGGAGCCCATTGGGCCTAGGGCCCACCAACACTCAAAGCCAAAGCCCAAATTGACCAGAGCACGAGCCGCCGATTCAACCCAGCCTACCACCGTCTCCTCCACCGCCGACAAGACCGTCGTTCCTGACGACCAGTTCTCCCTCGCTAAG GTTTCGTTTGGGGTTATTGGTCTGGGTGGGGGGCTTTCACTCTTGTC GTATGGTTTTGGGGCGTATTTTAATATCCTTCCTGGGTCTGAATGGTCAGCATTGATGCTCACATATGGCTTCCCACTTGCAATCATTGGTATGGCTTTCAAG TATGCAGAGCTAAAGCCAGTACCATGCTTGACTTATTCGGATGCTCTGAAATTAAGGGAAACAAGTGCCACCCCAATCCTTACGCAG GTCAGGAATGATGTTACAAGGTATCGCTATGGAGATGAGCAGCATTTGGATGAGGCATTGAAACGAATTTTCCAGTATGGTCAG GGTGGGGGAATTGCTCGGAGGAGTGCACCTACTCTCCAAAGCATTCGCGAAGAG GTCACAGAAGATGGTAGATACTCTCTAGTCCTGGTATTTGAGGCAAAAGCTCTGCAGTTATCAGATTTTGAACAAAGACAG GCTAAATTTGCGTCATTCTTCGGACCAGGAATCACAGCTGAAATCG TGAAGGGAGAGAAGAATCTATATGAAGTCCGACTCATTTCTAACTCCAACGTTGACCCCTCTGCATAA